The Atribacterota bacterium genome has a window encoding:
- a CDS encoding P-II family nitrogen regulator, which yields MAEINIKFDLIVTIVSKGYATDVIQTSKKAGAEGGTILLGRGAGVHEGGKIFGIPIEPEKEIVFTLIDNNKTNQVLKAIREELCLDEPGKGISFVLDVKKVVGICHLCGLEQKKDDEAKK from the coding sequence ATGGCTGAAATAAATATTAAATTTGATTTAATTGTGACTATCGTCAGTAAAGGGTATGCTACAGATGTTATTCAGACTTCTAAAAAAGCTGGAGCTGAAGGTGGTACCATTTTGTTAGGACGTGGTGCTGGAGTACATGAAGGTGGAAAAATATTTGGAATTCCTATTGAGCCGGAAAAAGAAATTGTCTTTACTCTGATTGACAACAACAAGACCAATCAGGTATTAAAAGCAATTCGGGAGGAGTTATGTTTGGATGAGCCAGGTAAGGGAATTTCTTTTGTACTGGATGTAAAAAAAGTGGTTGGCATCTGTCATCTGTGTGGTTTAGAACAAAAAAAAGATGATGAAGCAAAAAAATAG
- a CDS encoding glutaminyl-peptide cyclotransferase, whose translation MINLFLLLIFSAQNCLNNENSGFSENQYRIIDIFPHDNTAFTQGLVWKGNYFYESTGLYGRSSLRKVEIQTGNVLQKYDLPNDYFGEGITIFKDSIYQLTWKEQTGFIYDQETFQLIDTFSYSYEGWGITHDGKHLIISDGSPVLHFVDPCTMEEVKQVTVYFQKTPVRFINELEYIKGKIFANIWQTKQIAIINTDSGEVTNWLDLGGILDNIEINSSQDIDVLNGIAYDEDKGYLFVTGKFWPNIFQIKIMDNFVQ comes from the coding sequence TTGATAAATCTATTTTTACTTTTAATTTTTTCTGCTCAAAACTGCTTAAATAATGAAAATTCTGGTTTTTCCGAAAATCAATATAGAATAATTGATATTTTTCCTCATGATAATACTGCTTTTACACAAGGATTAGTATGGAAAGGTAATTATTTTTATGAAAGTACAGGACTTTATGGCAGGTCTTCTCTGCGGAAAGTAGAAATACAAACCGGAAACGTATTACAAAAATATGATTTACCAAATGATTATTTTGGAGAAGGCATTACCATTTTTAAGGATAGTATTTATCAATTAACCTGGAAAGAGCAGACAGGATTTATCTATGATCAGGAAACCTTTCAACTGATAGATACATTTTCTTATTCTTATGAGGGATGGGGAATTACACATGATGGAAAACATCTTATTATTAGTGATGGAAGCCCGGTGCTTCATTTTGTAGATCCTTGTACCATGGAGGAAGTTAAACAGGTTACAGTATATTTTCAGAAGACCCCGGTGCGTTTTATAAATGAACTGGAGTATATTAAGGGTAAAATTTTCGCTAATATCTGGCAGACAAAACAGATTGCTATTATTAATACTGACTCAGGAGAGGTTACTAACTGGCTCGACTTGGGAGGTATTTTAGACAATATAGAGATAAATAGCTCTCAGGATATTGATGTCTTAAATGGTATTGCCTATGATGAAGATAAAGGCTATTTATTTGTTACCGGTAAATTCTGGCCTAACATATTTCAGATAAAAATTATGGATAATTTTGTACAGTAA